A window from Salvia miltiorrhiza cultivar Shanhuang (shh) chromosome 2, IMPLAD_Smil_shh, whole genome shotgun sequence encodes these proteins:
- the LOC131013483 gene encoding uncharacterized protein LOC131013483, with translation MVFFMDVCVSNQDYLVILDNKEQSTDKGTRLKVHKPLIGHYARRWPRFTNPLHKAMWTREARLTKTTTAWTLEAAHHQPTYEVTPLLTLGRRIAEGNAKWRNDMQFFGEFRYIKGYWEWSEDVLSRFASELRTAGIYDPVYASLFTYDRNTEVMKAFCEAWCPTTNTLLTLSGELSISLWDLQFLFGLPAIGRLYDEVVPCTKELLGVTQDGSRFVPVSCKYLLHAYHAIGNDNGKAPRCSVTIEEWIKFWSKKKSRYQPPPPRKEKKSVRSKATHNPTGELRAHEPWSSVEKGLFVKLKIDESYWDETYLAAYLACWLCSFVLPEGDATLIRPSTFKMACIMASQQKVVLTVPVLASIFRGLNKISDSVEPFRLRAAFPAHFVYAWMAYYFKIHFPLERDSCTPKMVQYSGEGGARFYDDVKARKQIRKGDQVAWSCTMYSWDKDISFIDDENAKESDFCYFMAVRSNYLTRRLEDGFVVEPYSPHRFSRQFGFYQVRPGVLSHNFRKASLEEGLKYWDATVLRKSASKALLPCVPLTVKKLSSADYKDWRSQVYKRSFEQNVIQVPPKTNGVSKNRDKADQLVPPKEKRKVDAAPLGGVNSSSGERHWKRKRVEPVEFVDEHSQGEHHDSSKTVTKTHEEVLEVEEQVQGDRRNPSFVVDEAREEAFDVDAEESSQDNFESIEGDHLNAIPVLNEKASDAPTTKVGAKVGAKIGAKIGAISEFNSTSIFYAQIRLCLKNIWGVLRDKIVRMPAQHLSSIEEEVRVGISRMKGLSQDFDLSHLEASIDTLFIRAATYDKARLASHEFGASSGQQFRNNKARLHDAWVKEKEEIAQVKDIKKELAELKERKDALIKSLRDHSEVLQTTRDEITGLNGAIEKYKNSPLIDDEIVKKEKDSERLLMVAQKSLEDQDPFA, from the exons ATGGTTTTCTTCATGGATGTTTGTGTCTCCAATCAAGATTATTTGGTTATTTTGGACAACAAAGAGCAATCAACTGACAAAGGAACGCGACTCAAAGTACACAAACCATTGATTGGTCATTATGCTAGAAGATGGCCCAGATTTACAAATCCTTTACACAAAGCTATGTGGACTCGGGAGGCTAGGCTAACCAAAACGACCACGGCTTGGACTTTGGAGGCGGCTCATCATCAACCAACTTACGAGGTGACTCCCTTATTGACTTTGGGTCGACGGATTGCCGAAGGGAACGCTAAGTGGAGGAATGACATGCAATTTTTTGGAGAGTTTCGCTACATCAAAGGATATTGGGAGTGGAGTGAAGATGTCCTTAGCCGATTTGCAAGCGAGCTTCGAACTGCCGGGATTTATGACCCTGTGTACGCTTCTCTCTTCACCTATGATCGCAACACCGAAGTGATGAAGGCATTTTGTGAAGCTTGGTGTCCGACAACCAACACATTGTTAACTTTGAGCGGCGAACTGTCCATTTCTTTGTGGGATCTACAATTCTTGTTCGGCCTTCCCGCCATTGGCAGACTTTATGACGAGGTGGTGCCTTGCACGAAGGAGCTTCTTGGCGTCACTCAGGATGGGAGTCGATTTGTTCCCGTGAGCTGCAAGTATCTTCTCCACGCCTATCATGCTATTGGTAATGACAATGGGAAGGCTCCAAGATGCTCGGTCACAATTGAGGAGTGGATCAAGTTTTGGTCCAAGAAGAAGTCAAGGTATCAACCACCTCCACCACGCAAGGAGAAGAAGTCGGTGCGGTCTAAAGCTACACACAATCCTACCGGCGAGCTTCGAGCTCATGAACCATGGTCGTCTGTCGAGAAGGGTTTATTTGTGAAGCTTAAGATTGACGAGAGTTATTGGGACGAGACTTACTTGGCGGCGTATCTTGCTTGTTGGCTGTGCTCTTTCGTTCTTCCTGAAGGTGACGCCACATTGATTAGGCCGAGCACATTTAAAATGGCGTGCATCATGGCGTCTCAACAAAAGGTGGTTCTCACCGTTCCAGTCTTGGCTAGTATCTTTCGAGGTTTAAACAAAATTTCGGATTCCGTGGAGCCTTTTCGACTTCGAGCAGCTTTTCCCGCCCACTTCGTCTACGCATGGATGGCTTATTACTTCAAGATCCATTTTCCACTTGAACGAGACTCTTGCACTCCCAAGATGGTTCAATACTCGGGAGAAGGAGGTGCGAGATTTTATGACGATGTGAAAGCTCGCAAGCAAATTCGTAAAGGCGATCAAGTTGCATGGAGTTGCACGATGTATAGTTGGGACAAAGACATCTCTTTCATCGATGATGAGAATGCAAAGGAGTCCGACTTTTGCTACTTTATGGCTGTCCGTTCCAACTATCTAACTCGGAGATTAGAAGATGGTTTTGTTGTTGAGCCTTATAGTCCACATCGCTTTAGTCGCCAATTTGGGTTCTACCAAGTGAGGCCGGGTGTTCTTTCTCACAATTTCCGAAAAGCTTCTTTGGAAGAAGGTCTTAAATATTGGGATGCAACTGTGCTGCGTAAGTCTGCGTCCAAAGCTCTTCTCCCTTGCGTGCCTTTGACCGTGAAAAAGCTTTCAAGTGCGGATTACAAAGATTGGCGGAGTCAAGTGTATAAACGCTCATTTGAACAAAACGTGATACAAGTTCCGCCAAAAACAAATGGTGTTTCGAAGAATCGAGACAAGGCCGACCAACTTGTTCCTCCCAAGGAAAAACGTAAAGTGGATGCGGCTCCCTTGGGTGGCGTCAATAGTAGCAGCGGTGAGCGTCATTGGAAAAGGAAACGTGTCGAGCCTGTGGAATTTGTTGATGAACATTCTCAAGGTGAACATCATGATTCGAGCAAGACTGTGACAAAG ACGCATGAGGAGGTTCTTGAGGTCGAAGAGCAAGTCCAAGGCGATCGTCGCAATCCTTCTTTTGTTGTAGATGAG GCACGTGAAGAGGCTTTTGATGTTGATGCCGAGGAAAGTTCGCAGGATAACTTTGAGTCTATTGAGGGTGATCATTTGAATGCAATTCCTGTTCTTAATGAGAAAGCAAGTGATGCACCCACGACTAAAGTTGGAGCCAAGGTTGGAGCCAAGATTGGAGCTAAGATTGGAGCTATCTCTGAATTCAACAGCACGAGTAttttttatgctcaaatcagATTATGCCTCAAAAATATTTGGGGTGTTCTCCGTGACAAGATAGTAAGGATGCCAGCACAACATCTATCATCTATCGAGGAGGAGGTACGAGTTGGCATATCTCGTATGAAGGGGTTGTCACAAGACTTTGATCTTTCTCATCTTGAAGCTAGTATTGACACACTTTTTATCCGAGCTGCTACATATGACAAGGCAAGGTTGGCATCTCATGAGTTTGGGGCGAGTTCGGGGCAACAATTTCGCAACAACAAGGCTCGCCTTCATGATGCTTGGGTTAAAGAAAAGGAAGAGATTGCTCAAGTCAAAGATATTAAAAAGGAGCTTGCCGAGCTAAAGGAGCGGAAAGATGCGTTGATCAAATCTTTGAGGGATCATAGTGAAGTGCTTCAAACAACTCGAGATGAGATCACGGG